Genomic window (Magnolia sinica isolate HGM2019 chromosome 10, MsV1, whole genome shotgun sequence):
AATGGTCATTGTAGCATCCATGTTTAACATTTCGCCAccaatctgagagagagagagagagagagactcaaaCTCAATCTAAGATTTAAAAGAACaataaagggaaaaataaaataaaatctgtggCTGCACCAATAGatctagtacattacgaatggTTGCCTACATACCCAAAAAGGCGAATTGGGATCAAAACACTACCTAGTTCTTTTCAATTAACGAAGTTACTAAAGGAACCAATTTTTGTATTCAACGAAGTATCAGTGAATGCTATCACTAATCACAAATAGGTAGTGCTTTAGGAAATTGCAAATTATCTGCAATCAATGTATATTCCTTTTACATCTCCTGCGAGTTGTGGTAGATATGGGAGAGTATACACTGATTTTAGATAATTTCTAAATTGTTGTCTACAATGAGTAGCGACAGCATTCTACTAATACTTCAATGCCTACGAAATTTGGGTCCTTCAGTGACTTGGCTAATTGAAcgcaaataaaaacaaaaaagctTATGTTACCTTCCGAAAGGACCCGATAAATATCTTTTTCATTGGAAATCTTTAGAAAACAACATATAATGAGAATCCATACTAcaagaatgaaaaaaatatatatatattgtggctGCACTGATAGAGTATAATACTTTCCCAACGGCTGACTAAGTACCCACTATAGGAATTtagatcaagccactacgtagttatTTTAATATTCAAATCAAAACATTCTATGCATAAGCATAGAAAACTCAAAACAAATCACACTGAAAACCTGTCTAAATTATTGGCATGCAAATACTTGATTAAGaaatacacaaacaatccacaatcaatggaaaggatgctaaaaattAAATGAAACAAAGAAGCACCACCTGcaattaaaaaacaaaacaacttaaTAATCTAAGGATCCTTAAACCTAATAATGAATCATACAAAAGACCAGAGCCTAGTCTAGAAGTAAAAAGATTTAAACAAAGCCACTGAATAATAATCAAGTTTCCATCAGCACTCTGGACCAAACAAGAATTTCACCCAGCATCACATCTTCAAAGGTCTTGTCATCACCAAACGACTCCGTAGTTAGAATCTTAATACCATCTATTACGACCATGACACAGTCTGCTTTAGATGCCCGTATTATCTCTCATCAGTCACCCACTAGGAAACGGCAAATCTGTACCGTCCGTGGAGATGGGGTTGAGTCGTCTTGAAGACTCGAGGCATCACCGGATTGATGGTAGGCCTACAAATAAAATTGTCTTAGTGAAGTAACTAATGAAGCTATTTTTatctttaaagaaaaaataattatgCCACTTTATCATGGCAAATGAAGTACCTGAGATGCGGTTCTCTCGGGGCAGCAGTGCACGTGTTGACCTTGACAAGCAATCTGCTGCCTAATGTCAGCCAACTGTTGCTCCAAGCTCATACGAAATGCCTTTTCCTCGTCCAATCTCTTTAGCATTTCAGTCATTGTTGCTTCCGTTTTGGATGCAAGGGACATACGTGCACTCCTCTCTGTTTGAGCTTCTTCCATGAAGGGAGTCGAAGCCATAATGGTGGTCTTAGAAACACCCCCACCTAGGCCCCTAACAAGTCCCTTGCTATCACGACCACAAACCTATACAATATTTTTTGGGAATTAGCAATGCATGTATATTACTCAGAAAAAACAAACGAAAAACTGTATATAAAGTGAGGAGGATGAATGAAAAACCTGTGCAACTGGGTCGTGGTCTAAATCCCTCTGTTTACTAGCAGGGTCATTGGCAATTATCGATTTTATTCTTTCCTATGGAAGGAATAATTGTTTTAATAAATCCTTCATTATACTTAAATGAAAAAACTGATAAAAAATGAATAATTGTTCTCACCATTGTGACGCTCAGCTTTTGTGTCGGGTAAGACCCATCGGATCTAGTATGGGTGGCCATATACAAGTCTGTTCTGGTGATGATAGTATCTGGATTTTCCTTTCGCTGTAATTGTATAAGAAAATCAGCTGACGCGATTCTATGTTCTTCAATTGAGTTGTAAGAAAATAAAGCAGGTTACAAATTACCATTTTCTCTGCCGTCCTAGCAGCTCCTCTTCTACCAGTCGTGTGAGGGCCTTTCATCTCTTTTCTGGAAGCCTTACCCTTTTCACGACGACTGATTGACTGTTCCGTGGACTCTACATCAACAAAACTGTCCCACTCTTCTTGTGTCACACCTTTGGGACAATTTCTTTTTCTCTCGGCAACTTGATCAAACTTATCAAAATGCTTTCTCAATTGGCACTTCCACTTCCTCAGGGAGAGGTTCATTTTTTGAAGGACCTTCTCTTTGTGCTTCTCATCGACCTCGTATACACCCTATTTCATTATGGACAATCGATCAAGTTTACTATTTTTTATAAATTATCAGTCAACATGAATTACTTCGTAAAAATTAGAAAGTAAGCTTCAAAGATTTCCATGCTCACCCTAATCATAGACCATAATTTATCCTTAACTGCACCAGGTATACTGCGCCAATCAGCGTACCTAATTGGACAGTGTTCCCTGGTCAGTTGCCCTAAAAATGTGGAGAATGAAGCTGCGTTTTCTCCAACCAGCTGCCCAACTTGATTGAATTCAACTAACTCCCTTGTGTTGCTTTGTTGGGCAGAAGTCGAAGAAGCTCCTGCATGCAACATAAGTCCTGGAAAAAATTTTAAACCACTAGTCATTTAATATGTTGTTATGTATTTTAAATAAATCTAATAGTTAGCAATAGGAGTTTTTACAAAACGGCATCTCATTATTATGTAATTGACATGCCAGTATGATTTTTAAAGGTAGAGGAGTACGGAATGTATGAATAATAAAAGACCCAAATATCAGATCCATAGCTAAAGCACACATCTTGAGAAGCACCACTGCCAAAGCAACAGTAACTTCACACTCAATGATTTTGAGAAAGCGAGGCTACATATCCTCATTTGATCGATGTAGGACTCGCTGGCCCAAGACAAAAGCTGACATAATGAGTGTTTTGATGAGTTTGGGTCAGCATGCATGAGGGAAGTTGCAAAGATCGTTTATGAGTTGGCCTTCAAGATGAGGACAAAATCGTTAACAGATCTTACGTCAATAGGTATCAATATGACCAAGGGCAAAACCAACAAAGTATAAGCTCCATGTTCAGATCAAATCAAATCCAATAACGTGTGGGATGCTCTGAAACCATATGGTAATATTTAAAGATGAATTCATGCAGGCAGAGATATTCATTATAGACGACAAATATAGAGTATCCTTCTTTCTGCaagtgaccaaaatacccttgagTGCGTAAAATGCCTCTAATGCATTTACAgatgtcaaaatcctatgatattGATTTAAAATTGTGAACGAACCAGTTCATACTAACAGGGGGTGGTGTAAACTTGAATACCCGtataacaattttttaaaaaatgtgaatggTAGTATGCCATCAACATAGCAAACAGAAGATgggacatttttatttttatttttatttttttgatctgCAAATAAATTTTACTAAGGATGGCCATTTCTATCATATTGTGGTCTTTCTAGAGCTCAAGGATGGCAATTACCAACATCTACGTGTCACATCACTATATTGCAATTGAATACTTTTCCATGTGAAGACATCACCACAAtcattatagatgcaggtgattaCAAAATATTATCAGAGTCCAATTTGTTGAGAATTCTTTGGAGTTGAGACTCCCAAGTACCCATGGAATACTTGAGGAAGCAGATTCATTCGACATAGTAAACACAAAAGGAAGCTtaagaaggggaaaaaataaagaaaaggaacAACAAATATTTCATAACTCATGAAAACAAATAATAAAGCAACCTTACAAACCCAATAAAGTTACCTTCACACGCGCCTTCGCTTTCACTCTCTTCATCATCAGTATCTTCctcgtcatcatcatcaccaccactaccaccaacaCCACCATTTTTTTCAACAACCAACCTGGGCTTTGGGGGAGGAATAATGAAGTTGGATGTGGACCTTCGGCGAGAACTTGAGACAATGTTACTCATGTCAATGCCCAGCTTTGCTCTTTTCTTCTGCTTCTTGACATCTTTGATTTCTGAAGATGGAAAACACATGGCATGTATTTATTTCACATTAACTCATGACACGAATAATAAAGCAGCCTTACAAATCCCGATAAAGTTACCTTCACTCGCGCCTTCACTTTCACTCCCTTCATCATCAGTATCTTCCTCGTCACCACCACCAGCAGCACCACCATCATTTTTTTCAACTGCCAACCTGGGCTGTGGGGGAGGAATGATGAAATTGGATGTGGACCTTCGGCGAGAACTTGAGACAATGTTACTCATGTCAATGCCCAGCTTTGCTCTTTTCTTCTGCTTCTTGACATGTTTGATTTCTAAAGATAGAAAACACAAGGCATGGACTTATTTCACATTAACTCATGAAAACGAATAATAAAGCAAGCTTACAAACCCGATAAAGTTACCTTCACTCGCGCCTTCACTTTCACTCTCTTCATCGTCAGTATCTtcctcatcaccaccaccaccaccatcatttatTTCAACTGCTAACCTGGGCTTTGGGGGAGGAATAATGAAATTGGATGTGGACCTTCGGCGAGAACTTGAGACTATGTTACTCATGTCAATGCCCAGCTTTGCTCTTTTCTTCTGCTTCTTGACATGTTTGATTTCTGAAGATGGAAAACACAAGGCATGGACTTATTTCACATTAACTCATGAAAAAGAATAATAAAGCAACCTTACAAACCCGATAAAGTCACCTTCACTCGTGCCTTCGCTTTCACTCTCTTCATCGTCAGTAACTTCCTCATCATCAcgaccaccaccatcaccaccatcatTTTTTTCAACTGCTAACCTGGGCTTTGGGGGAGGAATAATGAAATTGGATGTGGACCTTCGGCGAGAACTTGATACAATGTTACTCATGTCAATGCCCTGCTTTGCTCTTTCCTTCTGCTTCTTGACCTCTTTGATTTCTGAAGATGGAAAGCACAAGGCATGGACTTATTTCACATtatagtgaaaaaataaataaatctaagctAGCTTCATTTACTAATGCTTAATGCTGAGAGCCAGGCccacatcaaatcatcatcatgatcatcatctaagcctatcCCATTTAATTGGGGTCAGTTAAATGAATCTTGCTCCCCCATTCCAATCTATCAAGGGCCacaccttcagttagaccatgggTCAAGTATTTTCTTACCACCTACATCCACATTCCTTGGGCCTTCTCTTTACCCTTTTATAGCCTTCAAATTATACccactcactcctaaccagcacagttcttggtctctgttgcactcGTTGATGTAATCAACCCATGtactagactattagatagcacgtgattgtaatcaacctatgtaatagtctattacatcaTGCATGTGAGAATTGTGTGCTCTCATTGCCGGTACCAAGCCCATAAAGGAGGGTTGCGTTAGGTTGGCAGCCAGCgccaaacttatgccataactttcatcatgaatccaaacCCACATCAAAATATGACAAAATGGACAAAAAAGAATGGAAGAAATTGGAAGCAGATGGCATTGAAGTTTGATGAACAagttttcaactgaaaattttaaaagtaagaaCAGTTAATATCTGTTCTGAAAACCCAATTTGCTTGCCTGGACTAGTAGCATGATACTATTATTGGTAATCAACACTGGAATATCAAGCCAAAAAAATACGTTGCTCATAACATATACATTTAACAATTGAAGATTCCCAGATATGGTCTCCATCAAGCAGTATCTACCATGGACATAGCAAAAATCATGCAAATGGACTTCCATAATCCAGAATTATTAGTCACTTATCAGGTGCCACTGGATGCAAGAAACCTATCCAGCAAAAAATGCAGAATTTGATGAATAAAACCACAAGCTACAATAGAAGAAACCAATTCTATGTTCCCAAACACAGGGGGGCAGGGGAGGAAGGTTGACAGGATTGAAGCAAGGAGTCGAGTGGTTCAATGATATGGGATTGGTAGTGTgtgttcgattcccctccttggctttacccgatacacgtggttgtgggtgattgcgtgtatccgcagggattagtctcacttcaaaagaGGTCGGGACAccctatctttttttctttttttttaaaaaggcaacataattaaaaatgttttttaattacaaaaatttgaaaacaagGAAAGGTAGGTTAGGAAAAAGAAAGGCAAATTCTTTccagccccaaaaaaaaaaaagaggaaaaagaaagacAATAAAAGAAGGGCAGTGGGACAGCATGCCTATGTAAAGCGTATTATCCCAATGCCAGAGTTCTAAGGGGGTGTTGATTTTCATTTACCAATATAATTCATGGTAAATGAATAATGATTATTTACCCATGTCTTTACAGCAGCAGTCACAACACTGACATTGACAAGGAGCTTGTTTGCAAAGCTTCCGACTTCATAGATTACATTGGTACAATTTCCACATgtaacatttgtggggcccactgtgatgtatgttttcttatccatgccgtccaccattccgccagctcattttagggaatggggccaaaaatgaggcaaatctgaagctcaagtgaaccacaccataggaaatggtgggaattgaacacctaacattgaaaacttcttgggagccacagaagtttgggatcaagctgatatgtgtgtaGACCCGTTATATATGTCAGCGTgttcttatgaacaagttggatggttagATACACGTcccagtggaccctaggaaggtttcaattttgAAAGGTGAACATCATTAAACCCCCTGTTTCCTcattcctttggtatggtccacttgagtttccaatctgcctcatttttgggctcatgccccaaaatatgataaaacagatgggcagcgtggatcacacatgcacacatcactgtgggacccacagattttAACAGTACCTAATCCCCCTTTGATTTCACGCATTTGACGCCATTTTCAAGGCATAATTACGCAGTTATTTTTATCTCAAACAAACACCCTTTGAAAGTCATTATTAGCTATTTACCCTTATTTACATAtgtaattgaaaaacaaacaccccctaagtgTACGCAAATTACAAAAccttgaatggttgagatggtcaGGCCCCCATTTTCCCAATTTCCCCTTCAGCTAGGACTCACCCAGATTCCCCACATCCACTGCTTTCCAATAGCAACAAATCATACCTACAGAGCTTCACTTTCAGTGAATAGCTTTGGGACTCACATGAAAGACCAGATCCATAAAAACCAGGTCGCCCTTTTTCCTTCTAGATATTTTTCTTCAGTCAGGGATAACCAGAATCCCAGATTATATTCATATGCAACTGCAAGACACCATGCTTAACAGTGGCTCTTTTTAAAAATTCTGCGGAAGCAAACATTCCAACGACCATAAATTTCTGTTGGTTAGCTAGCGTGGGCTACCGAAGCCTGTTTCCTATCATTGCCCAATTTCtcctagaggtggaaaaagaaaaTTGGGGCCCAAAACCTTTCAGGTTCTAAGTAATGTGGCTGAGGGTGGAAGGTTTTTTAGACTTGATTAAAGACTGGTGGGGGTCCCTTGAGGTAGAGGAATTTGTGAGCTTCATATTAAATCAGAAATTGAAGTGTCTGAAAGGTAGAATCTTGGCTTGAAGGAGGGAAGTGTTTGGGATgagaaatggaaaatgaaaatatcctaGCAAGATTCAGGATCTCGATATCATGGCAGAAGAGAGAGCTGTAGGAAGAAGAAAAATCTACTCCCCAGAAGCTACAGCAGGATTATTCAAGATGCCTAAGGGAGGAAGAGATCAAGAGGAGGCAACACTCATGCGCCACGTGGCTCAAGGAAAGTGATAAAAACACAAGCTTCAACCACAAATTAGCAAGTGGCCAGGCTAGATGCAAGAAGATTTTCAGCATTATGATCGAGGAGGTGAGAGGATCGAAGAAAAACATAGTGTAGTGCAGTAGTCCAATTTTACAAAAAGTTGTCTGAAGAAGGTTGAATAATGCCAAAACTAGAGAATTTGCCCCTTTAGCAGCCATTCTGGTGAAGAAGCAGAGCTGCTTGAGAAGTTGTTCTTAGAAGCCGCCAAAAAGGCTGCGGATGCTTTGCAGAGGGATAAAGCTCCCGGTCCGGACAGCTTCCCCCTGGCTTTTTTCCAAGGGTTAGAAGTATTGAAAGGGCATGTGGCGATCTTCATGAAAGAATTCTTTGAGCAGGGGTGGATGTCAAAGGAGTTTGGCGCATCATTTATAGCTATAATCCGGAAGGTAACTGGTAGGGAGAGTTTGAGAGACTATAGGCCAATTAACCTCATTGATAGCCCATATAAGATTCTGACTAAAGTGTTGGCATCCAGGTACTGGGGTTTTCTAAGTTATAATGAGCTTTTGCTGAAGGTCATCAAATATTGGGTGGAGCTCTTATAACTCATGTGTATTGAATCTAGTCCTAAGGACGATATGAAAGGTGTTTTGGTAAGCTGGCCAGTGAGAAAGCATATGAACACATGGATTGGGGCTTGCTGGAATACATACTAGGCCGTATTGGATGTGGGAAAAAATGGAGATGGTGGGTAAAGGAATGCAATACTTCATCCTTGTTTTCAATTCTAGTTAATGGCTCCCCAATAGGATTCTTTAAGAGTTCAAGAGACATTAACCAAGGTGATCTGCTTTCTCCATTTCTCTATGTGGTGGTAACTGAAGCGTTGGGAAGAATGTTGGAGAGTAGGCAATAGGTTGGGTTGCTTCATGGCTTTTTTGTTGATAGGGCGAACTTACTGATATCGGACCTTCAGTTTGCTAGTGACCCGCAACGTTTGTCTTGATGAGGAATCCATGGTCAAAAGTTAAGGATGATGATTAGATGTTTCGAAGTTGTGACGGGGTTATAGGTAAATATTTGTAACAATGTGATGTTAGGGGTTTGCTTGTCTAGAGAGGAGATCAAGCATCTAGCCAGCATCTTTGGGTGCAAGACATGCTCTTTCCCTTCCACCACAAAGCAACCCTCGGGTTGCCTCTTTGTATTGGTGGGTGCAAGATGGGCTCTTTCCCTTCCACCACAAAGCAACCCTTGGGTTGCTTCTTTGTATTGGGAAGTTGGCTAAATATCTATAGGATGATGCTATAGAAAAGTTAGCTAGGTGGAAGAATTGATACCTTTCTTTTAGAGGCAAAATGACTCTCATAAAACCAGCTTTGTCAAATTTGTCATTATATTTCATGTCTCTTTTCGAACAAACTGAGGTGGGAATTTTTATGGCAGGGTTCGGAAGAGAAGATAATGTTCCATTCGTTGAGTTGAGGGCAGATATGCAAGCCCGATGAAGAGGGAGGAATAAGCATTAGAGATTTAGGTTTGACGAACAGTGCTTTGCTGGGTACGTGCTATGGAGGTTCACAATGGAGGGGGGGTGCACTGTGGAGAGAAACTATCAGTAAGAAGTATGGGTGTCCTGAAGGTATATAGAGCCTCGGTGATTTGGAAAGGGATTGCCTCagtgaaattgatttttttttaagagattgGTTTTGCCCTTGGGAATGGGGAAAAAATTTGCACTTAGGAGGATGCTTGGGTCAATGAAGCATCATTGCAATCTACATTTCCAGGAATGGCCCGACTATCTATGGGTTGTAATATTCTGATTATGCGATGCTTCTCCATTTGTCGAGATACATTCGTGTGATCTCCCCCAAGGCACAATTTCATGAGTGAAGAAGAGTAAGGAGTTCGCATGGCTGCTTGATCACATCTATTTGTACTACCAGGTGAATGGGGTACAAGATAGGATGGCATAAGGAGAAATCAGGACTCTTTTCTGTCTGATCCTTCTAAAATGCACTACTGGATCACAGGAGGGGTGGCGTGTCTGAGAAAACGTGGTAAAGCTCACGGATTTCGGGTGGCTGGTTGGTAAGGAAAGGCTCTTTGAACATGAATAATCTTCATAAACAAGCTATGATGATTTCCaatatttgccttatgtgtaTTGCAAATGTTGAACCAGTCAACCATCTTTTTGTTCAATGTCCGCTTGCGCATCGAgtatggagtggatttctaagGAGCTTTAACATTTCCTGGGCTATGTCAAAGGTCAGTCAGTAGTCTTCTTCTGGCTTAGCATGGCATGCGAATTAGGAAgcagaatagggtactatggaggctgagCATATTGGCAGTCCTATGGGCGatatgggaagaaaggaatgagaGGTGTTTCAGAAATACGAGCAATTGTGTGGAGTGGGTAATGTTGTTGAATGGGCTTCGAGCATTGAAAGGCTAAAAGattgttcttttcctttttagcTTGCAAATAGTTTGTGCTATCTTGGTGCTTTTCTTAATAAAATCACTgccacctttccaaaaaaaaaaattccaaccaCCTCTAATAAaacagagaaaaaaagaagaggaaaacatTGGGAGATGTCTGGTTCTTTTTCTATATTCTTTGTTTGAGGCCGAAGGAATGAGTGGTGAAATCTCTATTACTACTTAATACAGGTCAcgaaatagtaataataataattcaaggaACAAGATATTTTCCATCTGCCAGCTTTGCTACTGAAAATATACCGCTGTGGGGATTTTCTAGCTGCTCCTACTTGAAACCAGAGAAAACAACACAAGATTAAGATAATGTTGTTGAACTGTGGAAACAATGTTGTATAATTCCTCTGGAACTTCAAATTTTTTAGATTATTTGGTTGACAAGAATTAGCCATTGCACGCCTAAAAGACAAAATTCCAGACAACAAGATATATGGAGATGAATGAGAATATCATCATCGTCATTTCAGCCttctcccaactaattggggtcaactacatgaatTATGCTTCGtcattccactccatcaaggaCAGATAAATAAGAAAATATCTTCGATATTATAGAATTAGAAAACCCAATATGCAAAAAGATCAACAatctaaatacatcacattgtaCCAAACGAGGGAAAACAGAAATTGAATCGGTTAACATGCCTCTCTAGACAAGTATACAAGAGAAAAGGAAACTGTGAAGGCGAAAGGGGGGAAAATTCCTAATTTGTGTAGATGaaacctttcttcttcttttttttctcttttggggCACTTCCATCATTTATAGGAGACCATCCAAGCAGTGGTCATCAATTAAGATCAactggaaagaagaagaaaaataattcTACAAGCACCTACAAGAATTAGAACATCTCCCAACAATACAATAGTTGCCAAAgacatgacaaaaaaaaaaatttacctttTTCTCTTTCATTATACAAAACTAAAAGTTTGTATTTCCTCTGATAAAATCATCAGGGGAACCAGGGGCATGTATCCAAAGGTAACCTCCTCTCAATCAACTACTCTCCAATAAGGATACAGTACTCTAAGCCAACTATTGAAAGAAACAAATCCTGGTGCTAATTTACTGAAGCTTGCTACCAGCCCCGTCCACAAGACCTCTACAATCCCTAACAGTAAGTCTGCAGGAAGCATCCAACTGATGAGTCCCCAAACAACTCGTGTTCTATCCTTCACGGCCCTTTGTAGAATAAAAACAACGAAACTTAAGAGTTTCGTGACACACCCATTTCGCAACTCTTGCCTTTGGGAGTTTAGACTGCATTTATTTGAAAGGAAAGAAATGGAAGTAACCATGGGCGCAACAATTAGCGTAGGGAGGAGGTCAAAAGGTTGCCACTATCCAAAATAGATTAAGAGAATATGCAGGGTGAGGCCAACCCCATCCAATGACAAGGACAAATAGCTGAATGATACAGGGGTATCCCTTGCCCAGGTCTAGGGTTAGGAAATGTGTCCTTTCAACTGATGAGATGAATTTTATAGCACTTTTAACTAAAGCATCAAGACAACAAATGCCGCGAAAATAGGGTAATAAAACCATCCCATTGAAGATATTTCCACACCAAAGATAATCCGGAAAAACTTTTGTTAGAAGTCTAAACACAGACACTTCCAAGTGGTTACATCAACTACAACGCTTTCACACATCACCTATTTTTGTGAATCAAAATAATCAAATTGGGTATGCGCAAACCAATATTTAGTGAGTTTATGACTACACAAATAACTATCAATATAATACAGAACAAAGGATGTTctcaatcattaaaatattaaaCCATGGTAATTGATGTTCATTGTTCGATGTTCACCTTTTTCAGAAGGATTTGAAGACAACCCCTCCTTCCTAAGAATCTCCTCCAACTCCTTTATCAAATGTGCCTCACGTTTATTCTCAGGAGCCTGCTTGGCCCTCTTGTAAACTGGTGGGGGGATACTTCAGTACATAGGGAACAAATCAGCTAAAATCCCATCACCATTAAAATTAAGTACTGTCAGTATCATAAATAGGAGGTTGCAGGAGGATCGAGTACCTCAACCTGCAAGCTTTGATTATTGACTTTAGGTGTTCTACACGTTTTCCATAAACCTGAGTGGAAGTTTCTCTTTTCTTCTGCAATTAAACAAGATGATTTACATGATGAACTTCCATTTGGTCCAGGTTCACAATGAGGCTACTGAGAGAAAATAAACACAAAAAGGAATGGTATGACCTTGACAGGCTCTTCAGCAGATGATTGAGATTTACCATCTTCAGAGGAATTTCCACCTTCGTCAGTATCGCTGCCTTTCTCTGCTGCTGACTTCACTGGATTGTTCTTCTCATTGCGAGATGGCTTTCTTTCTTTTGTAGATCTTTTGCGCTTTTTCTGTCTTTCAATATTCCTTGCTGCTACCTTTTTCACAGCTTGCTTTTTTTGTTTGACCAGTTGTTCCTCAACACCCTCCTCACCACTGGAACTTACATCTGAGGAATCTGAACTGCCATCTCTTCTACTGACTTTTCCAGAGCCCTTGCTACTTCCACGTCTAACGTTGCTATCGGAGGCTTTCTTTGGACCTTTTTTCTTAAATCCATTCATGGATTCAACAACCTCAGGAGATTGCAGAACCTGATGAATGGCAAAATGAGTGCCAAGAAAGCTAGATTTTGTTCACTTGATTAAGAATTGAGCACATAAGTGTTGGAAAATATGCACTTACCTCATCAAGCTGCTTGCTTATGAAACTTTTATAGGCATCAAGAACATTTTTCTCAAGCTTGAGATCTTCCTCTAAAAGTCGACGAGCTCCTGACAAAGTAATTGTCCTGAAATTTTGGAATGTTACAGAATAGTTACATACTGAAAATTATGAAATTGCCAAAAAAGGGctttaaaaagaaaaacgaaAAGCAGCAATAAAAGATGTATGACAAAAGGCCATTTCTGATTCTTTTCTCTATCATGATTCTAGAGGAGTATAATATCCTATTGAAAAAG
Coding sequences:
- the LOC131258224 gene encoding uncharacterized protein LOC131258224 isoform X4 codes for the protein MEGYAQDMETTISCAMRARIRDFNDQGHSLTLAKVRRSLEKDMGLKKFTLDAHKRFIKQCLQECFSELDDENLSKNMGKNSELVVHLEETERDKSKKIPSEETIKKAIKKRASYFRDNSETITLSGARRLLEEDLKLEKNVLDAYKSFISKQLDEVLQSPEVVESMNGFKKKGPKKASDSNVRRGSSKGSGKVSRRDGSSDSSDVSSSGEEGVEEQLVKQKKQAVKKVAARNIERQKKRKRSTKERKPSRNEKNNPVKSAAEKGSDTDEGGNSSEDGKSQSSAEEPVKKKRETSTQVYGKRVEHLKSIIKACRLSIPPPVYKRAKQAPENKREAHLIKELEEILRKEGLSSNPSEKEIKEVKKQKERAKQGIDMSNIVSSSRRRSTSNFIIPPPKPRLAVEKNDGGDGGGRDDEEVTDDEESESEGTSEEIKHVKKQKKRAKLGIDMSNIVSSSRRRSTSNFIIPPPKPRLAVEINDGGGGGDEEDTDDEESESEGASEEIKHVKKQKKRAKLGIDMSNIVSSSRRRSTSNFIIPPPQPRLAVEKNDGGAAGGGDEEDTDDEGSESEGASEEIKDVKKQKKRAKLGIDMSNIVSSSRRRSTSNFIIPPPKPRLVVEKNGGVGGSGGDDDDEEDTDDEESESEGACEGLMLHAGASSTSAQQSNTRELVEFNQVGQLVGENAASFSTFLGQLTREHCPIRYADWRSIPGAVKDKLWSMIRGVYEVDEKHKEKVLQKMNLSLRKWKCQLRKHFDKFDQVAERKRNCPKGVTQEEWDSFVDVESTEQSISRREKGKASRKEMKGPHTTGRRGAARTAEKMRKENPDTIITRTDLYMATHTRSDGSYPTQKLSVTMERIKSIIANDPASKQRDLDHDPVAQVCGRDSKGLVRGLGGGVSKTTIMASTPFMEEAQTERSARMSLASKTEATMTEMLKRLDEEKAFRMSLEQQLADIRQQIACQGQHVHCCPERTASQAYHQSGDASSLQDDSTPSPRTVQICRFLVGD
- the LOC131258224 gene encoding uncharacterized protein LOC131258224 isoform X2, which gives rise to MEGYAQDMETTISCAMRARIRDFNDQGHSLTLAKVRRSLEKDMGLKKFTLDAHKRFIKQCLQETRLCWMVVPIAQITEVAEVLVRLKCFSELDDENLSKNMGKNSELVVHLEETERDKSKKIPSEETIKKAIKKRASYFRDNSETITLSGARRLLEEDLKLEKNVLDAYKSFISKQLDEVLQSPEVVESMNGFKKKGPKKASDSNVRRGSSKGSGKVSRRDGSSDSSDVSSSGEEGVEEQLVKQKKQAVKKVAARNIERQKKRKRSTKERKPSRNEKNNPVKSAAEKGSDTDEGGNSSEDGKSQSSAEEPVKKKRETSTQVYGKRVEHLKSIIKACRLSIPPPVYKRAKQAPENKREAHLIKELEEILRKEGLSSNPSEKEIKEVKKQKERAKQGIDMSNIVSSSRRRSTSNFIIPPPKPRLAVEKNDGGDGGGRDDEEVTDDEESESEGTSEEIKHVKKQKKRAKLGIDMSNIVSSSRRRSTSNFIIPPPKPRLAVEINDGGGGGDEEDTDDEESESEGASEEIKHVKKQKKRAKLGIDMSNIVSSSRRRSTSNFIIPPPQPRLAVEKNDGGAAGGGDEEDTDDEGSESEGASEEIKDVKKQKKRAKLGIDMSNIVSSSRRRSTSNFIIPPPKPRLVVEKNGGVGGSGGDDDDEEDTDDEESESEGACEGLMLHAGASSTSAQQSNTRELVEFNQVGQLVGENAASFSTFLGQLTREHCPIRYADWRSIPGAVKDKLWSMIRGVYEVDEKHKEKVLQKMNLSLRKWKCQLRKHFDKFDQVAERKRNCPKGVTQEEWDSFVDVESTEQSISRREKGKASRKEMKGPHTTGRRGAARTAEKMRKENPDTIITRTDLYMATHTRSDGSYPTQKLSVTMERIKSIIANDPASKQRDLDHDPVAQVCGRDSKGLVRGLGGGVSKTTIMASTPFMEEAQTERSARMSLASKTEATMTEMLKRLDEEKAFRMSLEQQLADIRQQIACQGQHVHCCPERTASQAYHQSGDASSLQDDSTPSPRTVQICRFLVGD